One window of the Runella slithyformis DSM 19594 genome contains the following:
- a CDS encoding RagB/SusD family nutrient uptake outer membrane protein: MKKKLFSTILISGILAFSSCENALDYTPTGVLSSSDLTSPTAIDGLVTSAYAAIGNGDMIGPIYSNWVYGSVRSDDTYKGGGGTGDVGEIDALEHYNLVTPTMGAFVTRTWQNLFKSISRCNVALRAVNTLTEANFPNKKTRLAELRFLRAHSYFTMKLLYKNIPIFDETATDADILKVANTLSNEESWNKIAADFQFAIDNLPASQTELGRANKLSAQAYLAKLRLYQAYEQDNNHKVTNINKGRLQEVVTLTQAVISSGRYSLSKDIADNFIPETENGPESIFAIQFTVNDGTTAGRMSYEDGLNYPHGAPQYGCCGFHAGSQNLVNAHTTDANGWPNFDTFNNKPADLAIQTVDPRLDHTVGIDGHVYKYDNTKLFSNNWVRDAGVYGNFHTMRFQQLATSGSYFKLGPFMGTAKNYDILRYDDVLLMQAEAYIQLGQPAGALPLINQIRERAAASTGRLKKLDGTFASKYNVKPYSATGWTQEFAFKALQWERRLEFATEGSRFFDLVRWGIAEPTLNAYIAREKVSRTYLATAKFTAGRDEYLPIPQAEITFTNGLYKQNPGY, from the coding sequence ATGAAAAAGAAACTATTCTCCACTATATTGATTTCAGGAATACTGGCTTTCAGTTCCTGCGAAAATGCCCTCGATTATACTCCTACGGGCGTATTGTCGTCTTCCGATCTAACCTCGCCTACCGCCATTGACGGCTTAGTCACCTCCGCCTACGCCGCCATTGGCAATGGCGACATGATTGGGCCTATTTATAGCAATTGGGTGTACGGCAGCGTACGTTCTGACGATACCTACAAAGGCGGCGGCGGTACGGGCGACGTGGGCGAAATCGACGCCCTTGAGCACTACAATTTGGTTACGCCCACCATGGGCGCTTTCGTGACCCGTACGTGGCAAAACCTGTTTAAGTCCATTTCGAGATGCAACGTGGCGTTGCGTGCCGTCAACACCCTGACAGAAGCCAATTTTCCCAACAAAAAAACACGGTTGGCGGAGTTGCGTTTTTTGAGAGCGCACAGCTATTTCACCATGAAACTGTTGTACAAAAACATCCCCATCTTTGACGAAACGGCTACGGATGCGGATATTTTAAAGGTAGCCAATACCCTGAGCAATGAAGAGTCATGGAATAAGATTGCCGCTGATTTTCAATTCGCCATTGATAACTTACCCGCTTCGCAGACAGAATTGGGAAGAGCCAATAAACTATCAGCGCAGGCATATTTGGCCAAATTGAGATTGTATCAGGCTTACGAGCAGGATAACAACCACAAAGTGACCAATATCAACAAAGGCCGCCTGCAGGAGGTCGTGACGCTGACACAGGCCGTGATTTCTTCCGGCAGGTACAGCCTGAGCAAAGACATTGCCGACAACTTTATTCCCGAAACCGAAAACGGTCCTGAATCTATTTTTGCCATCCAGTTCACCGTCAACGACGGCACCACTGCGGGCCGCATGAGCTATGAAGATGGGCTGAACTACCCACACGGCGCTCCTCAATACGGCTGTTGCGGATTCCACGCCGGAAGCCAGAATTTGGTCAATGCCCACACCACCGATGCCAACGGCTGGCCCAATTTTGATACATTTAACAACAAACCCGCCGATTTGGCCATCCAAACCGTCGATCCGCGCCTCGACCATACGGTGGGCATTGACGGCCACGTGTACAAATACGACAACACCAAATTGTTCAGCAACAACTGGGTACGTGACGCGGGCGTTTACGGCAATTTCCACACCATGCGCTTTCAGCAATTGGCCACGAGCGGGTCGTATTTCAAGCTCGGTCCGTTTATGGGAACTGCTAAAAACTATGATATCCTTCGCTACGATGATGTGCTGTTGATGCAGGCCGAAGCTTATATCCAATTGGGCCAACCGGCCGGCGCACTGCCGCTCATCAATCAAATCAGAGAAAGAGCCGCGGCGAGCACCGGCAGGCTCAAAAAACTCGATGGAACCTTTGCTTCAAAGTACAACGTCAAACCCTATTCTGCCACGGGTTGGACGCAGGAGTTTGCCTTCAAAGCCTTGCAATGGGAACGCCGTTTGGAGTTTGCCACCGAAGGCTCTCGCTTTTTTGACTTGGTTCGTTGGGGGATTGCCGAACCAACGCTGAACGCCTACATTGCCAGAGAAAAAGTGAGCAGAACGTATTTGGCAACGGCGAAATTTACTGCAGGCCGAGATGAATACCTGCCCATTCCGCAGGCTGAAATTACCTTTACCAACGGGCTGTATAAACAAAACCCGGGGTATTAA